In the Colletotrichum higginsianum IMI 349063 chromosome 7 map unlocalized unitig_7, whole genome shotgun sequence genome, one interval contains:
- a CDS encoding Reductase produces MSGSLVLLTGATGFVGYKTLVTALEAGYRVRCAIRSKSGIDKILAAPSIQRLSPADDRLSWVVVPDITAPDAYDEAVKDTDFIIHCASPVPTFGKDERKGTDDEIYVNPAVAGVIGMLASAAAHAADTVKRVVVTSSIVAVVPIECFGGGGLDRQPIDGESRVATPIAPYGSGFGAYCASKVAALNASEAWMEEHRPAFDLISTVPAWIWGHDELSTTAESLLSGSNSVLLEYLRGRKSEMPTDTNFVSVNDVAAAHIRALSPSISGKQGYFLGRAVLMEDARVVAKKAFPEAFANGVFSETGIQPTVSIPTDVSEGEIMLGRELVSGEDMVRDVARQFLQLVGVDK; encoded by the coding sequence ATGTCTGGCAGTCTAGTGCTTCTTACCGGCGCTACCGGCTTTGTTGGCTACAAGACTCTCGTCACCGCTCTCGAGGCTGGCTACCGCGTTCGATGCGCCATCAGGTCAAAGTCCGGTATCGACAAGATCCTAGCAGCACCCAGCATTCAGCGCTTGAGCCCGGCGGATGACCGACTCTCTTGGGTAGTTGTTCCTGACATAACGGCACCCGACGCCTACGACGAAGCCGTCAAAGATACGGATTTCATTATCCACTGCGCCTCCCCGGTGCCAACATTTGGCAAGGATGAGCGCAAGGGAACAGACGACGAAATATACGTGAACCCGGCAGTTGCCGGCGTTATTGGCATGCTTGCGAGCGCTGCGGCTCATGCCGCCGACACTGTCAAGCGAGTCGTTGTGACAAGCTCCATCGTGGCTGTCGTCCCGATCGAGTGCTTCGGGGGGGGAGGTCTGGACCGGCAGCCGATTGACGGAGAATCCCGGGTGGCGACCCCGATTGCCCCGTACGGGTCCGGATTTGGAGCCTACTGCGCCAGCAAGGTTGCCGCACTCAATGCATCCGAAGCCTGGATGGAGGAGCACCGCCCTGCGTTTGATCTTATCTCAACCGTCCCGGCATGGATATGGGGTCACGACGAGCTCTCTACGACTGCCGAATCACTTTTGTCGGGTTCCAACAGCGTGCTGCTGGAGTACCTGAGAGGCAGGAAGAGCGAGATGCCTACCGACACCAACTTTGTCTCTGTCAACGACGTAGCTGCGGCGCATATCCGAGCGCTTTCCCCATCCATCTCCGGCAAACAAGGTTACTTTTTGGGCAGAGCTGTATTGATGGAGGATGCCAGGGTTGTGGCAAAGAAGGCCTTCCCCGAGGCGTTCGCGAATGGTGTGTTTAGTGAGACCGGCATTCAACCAACAGTGAGCATTCCGACGGACGTTTCCGAGGGTGAGATAATGCTTGGGAGAGAGCTTGTGAGCGGGGAAGACATGGTGAGGGATGTTGCCAGACAGTTTTTGCAGCTTGTTGGAGTCGATAAGTAG
- a CDS encoding Double-stranded DNA-binding domain-containing protein → MDDSELEQIRKARLEQLKAQGGAGGSSGGGSNQKQQQQEQRQQQEQEARQQMLNQILHPEAADRLGRIRLVKEQRAQDVENRLIMLAQSGQLRSKVTEAQLKELLAAVADNKEEEKIVVSRRKGWDDDDDDLLDL, encoded by the exons ATGGACGACTCCGAACTCGAGCAG ATCCGCAAGGCCCGCCTCGAGCAGCTCAAGGCGCAGGGCGGGGCGGGAGGAagctccggcggcggctcgaaccagaaacagcagcagcaagagcAGAGACA ACAACAGGAGCAGGAAGCCCGTCAGCAAATGCTCAACCAGATCCTTCACCCCGAGGCGGCAGACCGCCTGGGCCGCATCCGGCTCGTCAAGGAGCAGCGCGCGCAGGACGTCGAGAACCGGCTTATCATGCTCGCGCAGAGCGGCCAGCTGCGCAGCAAGGTCACCGAGGCCCagctcaaggagctgctcgccgccgttgccgacaacaaggaggaggagaagatcGTCGTCAGCCGGCGCAAGGGgtgggacgacgacgacgacgacctgctgGACCTGTGA
- a CDS encoding Coenzyme Q biosynthesis protein CoQ4, translating to MKALRALPVAPARRALPAICAACSPSSSSSSPSSTTATKIRPFSVLNRPPPNYPGHVPLTKVERAGLALGAGIWSLLSPYRADLIAAVGETTATPYFIYRLRDAMLADPTGRRILRDRPRITSSSLDLDRLRRMPDNSVGRAYVGWLDAEGVSPDTRPAVRYIDDPECAYVMQRYRECHDFFHALTGLPIVREGEVALKAFEFANTLIPMTGFAVLSYATMKAGERRRFRDIYGPWALRNGMKAKEVINVYWEEQLERDVDELRAELGIERPPNMRAIRKREREERRRAQEAMQGR from the coding sequence ATGAAAGCCCTCCGAGCTCTTCCCGTGGCACCAGCCCGCCGCGCCCTCCCCGCTATTTGCGCCGCCTgctccccctcttcctcctcgtcgtcgccttcctcgaccaCCGCCACCAAGATCCGCCCGTTCTCCGTCCTCaaccgcccgccgccgaatTACCCTGGTCATGTCCCCCTGACGAAGGTTGAGCGCGCCGGTCTCGCCCTTGGCGCAGGCATCTGGTCCCTCCTGAGCCCCTACCGCGccgacctcatcgccgcAGTCGGCGAGACGACAGCCACGCCCTACTTCATCTACCGCCTGCGCGACGCCATGCTCGCCGACCCGACCGGCCGCCGCATCCTCCGCGACCGGCCGCGCATCACCTCGAGCTCCCTCGACCTTGACCGCCTGCGCCGCATGCCCGACAACAGCGTCGGGCGTGCCTACGTCGGCtggctcgacgccgagggcgtcagCCCGGACACCCGGCCCGCCGTGCGTTACATCGATGACCCGGAGTGCGCCTACGTCATGCAGCGGTACCGCGAGTGCCACGACTTCTTCCACGCGCTGACGGGCCTGCCCATCGtgcgcgagggcgaggtcgccCTCAAGGCCTTCGAGTTCGCCAACACGCTGATCCCCATGACGGGCTTCGCCGTGTTGAGCTACGCGACCATGAAGGCGGGCGAGCGCAGGCGCTTCCGCGACATCTACGGGCCCTGGGCGCTCAGGAACGGGAtgaaggccaaggaggtcATTAACGTCTACTGGGAGGAGCAGCTCGAGAGGGACGTGGACGAGTTGAGGGCCGAGCTGGGGATCGAGAGGCCGCCTAATATGCGGGCCATccggaagagggagagggaggagaggaggagggcgcaAGAGGCCATGCAGGGGAGGTAG
- a CDS encoding 2-dehydropantoate 2-reductase, with the protein MAATVPGAQTVGVPGEKKQWFKKVLGLLPEQNEKELYAIFKADSLSRFYVPAVMMGHDSPPPPSSRTVHILGKDQRSLFLSHALHGIYDSVKAINLRRNTPYQNISGNEGVRRSGGWIEPNVALEEATEPDEDEGHISNLVVAGRPSETIKMLNQVKHRVDDRTAVLFVQDGLGIAEAVNNEVFKDEERRPSIVLGHMSHSLAYDRKTNSVKLMAPNYETMLTGVRPYTGKKADATDTWLRSRGMLEKFASSEVLRAKGMGLDSWMKHKIPSLMFSAVVDPICVMLDYRYEQLLYNPTANRLTTQLLNEIANVVARMPEVRNSPELQAMLRGEGMRKEIMGKLRAKGSAPSQMKLQIQRGMLTDINYLNGFFIERGHRLGLKLPANEMIVGMVKAKHKAQLDKHRSYIPLEVTSRR; encoded by the coding sequence atggcggcgacggtccCCGGCGCCCAGACGGTGGGCGTGCCTGGGGAGAAGAAACAGTGGTTCAAAAAGGTCCTGGGACTACTGCCGGAGCAGAACGAGAAGGAGCTGTACGCCATCTTCAAAGCCGACTCGTTATCGCGATTCTACGTCCCGGCGGTCATGATGGGTCACGattcaccaccaccgccatcgTCGCGGACGGTACACATCCTCGGAAAAGACCAGCGGTCCCTGTTCCTGTCGCACGCACTGCACGGCATCTACGACTCAGTGAAGGCCATCAACCTAAGAAGGAATACGCCGTATCAAAATATTTCCGGAAACGAGGGAGTGAGGAGGAGCGGAGGCTGGATCGAGCCGAACGTCGCGCTTGAGGAGGCCACAGAACCGGACGAAGATGAGGGGCATATCAGTAACCTGGTGGTTGCTGGGAGGCCGAGCGAGACAATCAAAATGCTCAACCAGGTGAAGCACCGGGTGGATGATCGGACGGCCGTGCTCTTCGTCCAGGACGGGCTTGGAATCGCTGAGGCTGTCAACAATGAGGTCTTCAAAGATGAGGAGAGGCGCCCGTCCATTGTGCTCGGGCACATGAGTCACTCCCTGGCGTACGACCGCAAGACGAACTCGGTCAAGCTGATGGCGCCTAACTATGAAACCATGCTGACGGGCGTGCGGCCGTATACCGGCAAGAAGGCGGATGCGACAGACACGTGGCTGCGATCGCGGGGCATGCTGGAGAAGTTTGCCTCCTCGGAGGTGCTCAGAGCCAAGGGCATGGGGCTCGACAGCTGGATGAAGCATAAGATCCCGTCGCTCATGTTCTCGGCTGTGGTTGACCCGATCTGCGTCATGCTGGACTACCGCTACGAGCAGCTCCTCTACAACCCGACGGCCAACAGGCTCACGACACAGCTACTGAACGAGATCGCTAACGTCGTGGCGCGCATGCCCGAAGTCAGGAACTCGCCGGAGCTGCAGGCGATGCTGCGGGGCGAGGGCATGCGCAAGGAGATCATGGGGAAGCTCAGGGCCAAgggctcggcgccgagccaGATGAAGTTGCAGATTCAGCGCGGCATGTTGACGGATATTAACTACCTGAACGGGTTCTTCATCGAGAGGGGACATAGACTGGGCCTGAAGCTGCCCGCCAATGAGATGATTGTGGGCATGGTGAAGGCGAAGCACAAGGCGCAGCTGGATAAGCATCGATCATACATCCCTCTCGAAGTGACCTCGAGGAGATGA
- a CDS encoding SURF1 family protein encodes MPPSLPRVFLRPSSLAARSCLRSIARPKTLARPGATVTPPTPSSSSSSRNITTRAFHTTRRTSASEPAPDFVSIVDNPPDLVRAGRRHGPGLIILALIPITAFVLGTWQVQRLGWKTDLIAKLEDRLVRDPLPLPPRIDPAAVADFDYRRVYATGRFRHDKEMLIGPRMWDGEQGYMVVTPLEREGDGTTVLVNRGWIGKDMADQRKRPASALPRGEVTVEGLLREPWKKNMFTPDNRPDRWEFFFPDVHQMAELTGSQPIWIEATMDHEFFRVIDLKSKGIPIGRAAEVNLRNNHAQYIFTWYGLAFATSIMLWMVVKKPPSDISKRVRMNKHW; translated from the exons ATGCCGCCATCACTACCAAGAGTTTTTCTCCGGCCTTCGAGTCTCGCAGCGCGGTCATGTCTGCGATCCATCGCCCGCCCCAAAACCCTCGCCCGCCCCGGTGCGACAGtaacaccaccaacaccatcatcctcctcctcctcccgcaaCATCACCACCCGCGCATTCCACACCACCCGGCGCACCAGCGCCTCTGAACCCGCACCCGATTTCGTCTCCATAGTCGATAACCCCCCGGACCTTGTCCgcgcaggccgccgccacggcccGGGCCTTATCATCCTCGCCCTGATCCCCATCACCGCCTTCGTCCTTGGCACCTGGCAGGTTCAGCGCCTTGGCTGGAAGACGGACCTCAtcgccaagctcgaggaccgcctcgtccgcgacCCGCTACCCCTCCCGCCCCGAATagacccggccgccgtcgctgacTTCGACTACCGCCGCGTCTACGCCACCGGCCGCTTCCGCCACGACAAGGAAATGCTCATCGGGCCGCGCATGTGGGACGGCGAGCAGGGATACATGGTCGTCACGCCGCTCGAgcgcgagggcgacggcacCACGGTGCTGGTGAACCGCGGGTGGATTGGCAAGGACATGGCCGACCAGCGGAAGCGCCCGGCAAGCGCCTTGCCGCGCGGCGAGGTCAccgtcgagggcctgctACGCGAGCCATGGAAGAAGAACATGTTCACGCCGGATAACCGCCCGGACCGCTGGGAGTTTTTCTTCCCCGACGTGCACCAGATGGCGGAGCTGACAGGGAGTCAGCCTATTTGGATTGAGGCTACTATGG ACCACGAGTTCTTCCGTGTCATAGACCTCAAGTCCAAGGGTATTCCTATCGGGAGAGCCGCCGAAGTGAACCTGCGGAATAACCATGCCCAGTACATCTTCACATG GTACGGGCTCGCGTTTGCCACCTCGATTATGCTGTGGATGGTCGTCAAGAAGCCTCCTTCTGACATCTCGAAACGGGTGCGTATGAACAAGCATTGGTAA
- a CDS encoding UBX domain-containing protein gives MFFTGSLQEGIAAALQQSKCVFCFVTDEETESQTWETEYLTESTIAALLQDEAVALRLKKGSEEAGYLAAIFPLPNTPTVVVIKNGDLKEYIVAGTGKDEFVRRVTTAFRGAQGQAAAPQPAAAVAPAPTVQPTDNLYSENPYNPPQVATPATSTQTQSARPSTSDSSPRGPATPTQEEENAATLRAVLAERAARLEAQRLESERKAKAARAAAAEKAETDNSKQAEQTRSHKEALKKARQEAADEKARILKKIEDDRAERRAKAAERAAIRDQASSPKLGDVAAALTRSESSSLAPSTSSASGMTALQVRLMDGSTIRSRFPSKTTLGGDVRAWVDGERTDGSKEPYRFKVVLAPLPSRLIDDTEEDKSLADLGLSPSSTLVLAPISAHVSAYEESSVGSVAVGFLLLPLTLLQWLWGVVSGVFSGLGARRQAAEEGGAEPVTVREQRKGRFSQFANPDDRKGDHQLYNGNSLNFEPRPDEKKDE, from the exons ATGTTCTTCACGGGAAGCTTGCAAGAAGGCATCGCCGCGGCGCTGCAACAGAGCAAATGCGTCTTCTGCTTTGTCACGG ACGAAGAGACTGAGAGCCAAACTTGGGAGACCGAGTACCTCACTGAAAGCACT ATTGCAGCCCTACTCCAGGATGAGGCTGTCGCCCTGCGGTTGAAGAAGGGCTCGGAAGAGGCGGGTTACCTTGCTGCCATCTTCCCGCTTCCCAACACGCctaccgtcgtcgtcatcaagaACGGCGATCTCAAGGAGTACATCGTCGCCGGAACCGGCAAGGATGAGTTCGTTAGACGAGTGACGACGGCCTTCCGCGGCGCTCAGGGCCAAGCCGCGGCCCCTCAACCTGCCGCGGCTGTAGCGCCTGCTCCGACTGTTCAGCCGACCGACAACCTGTACAGCGAGAATCCCTACAATCCTCCCCAGGTTGCAACTCCCGCAACCAGCACCCAAACCCAATCCGCCAGGCCCAGCACATCTGACTCCAGTCCCCGCGGACCCGCCACTCCGActcaggaagaagaaaacgcCGCCACCTTGCGTGCAGTCCTCGCAGAGCGTGCCGCTCGTCTAGAGGCCCAACGCCTCGAATCCGAGCGCAAGGCAAAAGCAGCccgcgccgctgccgccgagaaggccgagaccgaCAACTCCAAGCAGGCCGAGCAGACACGCAGCCACAAGGAGGCACTGAAGAAGGCGCGCCAGGAAGCCGCGGACGAGAAGGCCCGCATTCTGAAGAAGATCGAGGACGATCGTGCCGAGCGGcgggccaaggccgccgagcggGCCGCCATCCGGGACCAggcgtcctcgccgaagCTCGGCGATGTTGCCGCGGCACTAACGAGGTCCGAGTCAAGCTCCCTGGCaccgtcgacgtcctccGCGAGCGGCATGACGGCGCTGCAGGTGCGCCTCATGGACGGGTCCACGATCCGCTCGCGGTTCCCGAGCAAGACCACCCTCGGCGGGGATGTGCGGGCGTGGGTCGACGGTGAAAGGACGGACGGGAGCAAGGAACCCTACCGGTTCAAGGTCGTGCTAgcgccgctgccgagcaggctcatcgacgacaccgaggaggacaagaGCCTCGCGGACCTGGggctgtcgccgtcgtccacaCTGGTGCTGGCGCCTATTAGTGCGCATGTCAGCGCGTACGAGGAATCGTCGGTTGGGAGCGTGGCCGTGGGGTTCCTGTTGCTGCCCTTGACGCTGCTGCAGTGGCTCTGGGGCGTGGTTTCGGGCGTGTTCTCAGGACTTGGGGCCCGGAGacaggcggcggaggagggcggcgcggagcCTGTCACCGTGAGGGAACAGCGGAAGGGCCGGTTCTCGCAGTTTGCCAACCCGGATGATCGGAAGGGCGATCATCAGCTTTACAATGGCAACTCG CTGAACTTTGAGCCGCGGCCAGACGAGAAAAAGGATGAGTGA
- a CDS encoding Sas10/Utp3/C1D family protein: MAMKDMKPDLEKLDSHIDSLEDALKPLIDSLPQLADELPLLDKAKMFALSAYAIESLLFSALRLQGVDAKDHHVMTELKRVQQYFGKIKNVEETPAQRTLTINTEAATRILKADLGENDKGLKKKLEEKLAEERAKALLNSIQKPKRPAPDSPSASSSGPEKRQRSSRRKSAGKKNNL, encoded by the exons ATGGCGATGAAGGACATGAAGCCCGATCTGGAGAAGCTCGATTCTCACATCGACTCTCTCGAGGATGCGCTTAAGCCCCTTATCGACAGTCTTCCTCAGTTGGCCGACGAGCTTCCGCTACTCGACAAGGCTAAAATGTTTGCCCTTTCGGCCTATGCCATTGAGTCTCTCCTCTTTT CTGCCCTCCGTTTGCAAGGTGTAGACGCCAAGGACCACCACGTCATGACGGAACTCAAACGCGTGCAGCAGTACTTTGGCAAGATCAAGAATGTCGAGGAGACGCCGGCCCAACGGACCCTGACTATCAACACGGAGGCCGCGACGCGGATCCTCAAAGCGGATCTT GGCGAGAATGACAAGGGACTGAAGAAGAAACTTGAGGAGAAACTGGCTGAGGAGCGCGCCAAGGCCCTGCTCAACTCCATCCAGAAGCCCAAGAGACCGGCCCCTGattcgccgtcggccagctcctcTGGCCCGGAGAAGAGGCAGAGGAGCTCGAGACGGAAGAGCGCGGGTAAGAAGAACAATTTATga
- a CDS encoding SET domain-containing protein yields the protein MDAIETLLSWAETQGITVSNVGPRVLPGRGIGIVATSPIKKDDTILDVPIPCLKTISTIPKPLTRPFPKDTAVHALLALDIALDDAPSFKTWSAVFPTPQDLASCPLTWPEALTSLLPPAASSLLAAQREKFESHWSLVSAAALPGGAAVGYEDYRHAWLLVNSRTFYHVTPKTAKRHRDDHMVLQPVADLLNHAPRGCSVAFDARSFTILADRDYSPGDEIHICYGRHSNDFLLVEYGFVMAPGENDWDEACLDDVLLPRLSDAHRRRLEERGFLGKYMLDAETVCYRTQVALRTLVLPPRRWAQFVDGFADGEAEQPEVDELLREVLAAYDVEIGTRIETAGALDEGEEFQRQMVVARWKQIQGLVRATIRKLDT from the exons ATGGATGCCATCGAGACCCTCCTCTCATGGGCGGAAACTCAAGGGATCACAGTATCCAACGTCGGACCCCGCGTCCTCCCTGGACGAGGCATAGGAATCGTCGCGACATCTCCCATAAAG AAAGACGACACGATCCTCGACGTCCCCATCCCCTGCCTGAAAACCATCTCAACCATTCCCAAACCCCTGACCCGCCCCTTCCCTAAAGACACCGCCGTccacgccctcctcgccctcgacatcgccctcgacgatgcccCCTCCTTCAAGACCTGGTCCGCCGTCTTCCCCACGCCCCAGGACCTCGCTTCGTGCCCGCTCACCTGGCCCGAAGCCCTGACgtccctcctcccgcccgcggcctcctcgctcctcgccgcccagcgcGAAAAGTTCGAGTCTCACTGGTCCCTggtctccgccgccgcgctccctggcggcgccgccgtcggttACGAAGACTACCGCCACGCGTGGCTCCTCGTCAACTCGCGCACCTTCTACCACGTCACCCCCAAGACGGCCAAACGGCACCGCGACGACCACATGGTCCTCCAGCCCGTCGCCGATCTTCTCAACCACGCCCCGCGCGGCTGCTCCGTCGCCTTCGACGCCCGTTCCTTCACCATTCTCGCCGACAGGGACTACAGccccggcgacgagatcCACATCTGCTACGGCCGCCACAGCAAcgacttcctcctcgtcgagtaCGGCTTCGTCATGGCTCCCGGCGAAAATGACTGGGACGAGGCgtgcctcgacgacgtcctcctccCGCGGCTGAGCGACGCCCACCGGCGACGCCTCGAGGAGAGGGGGTTTCTTGGCAAGTAcatgctcgacgccgagacggTGTGCTACCGGACCCAGGTGGCGCTGCGGACCctggtgctgccgccgaggcggtggGCCCAGTTCGTCGACGGtttcgccgacggcgaggccgagcagcccgaggttgacgagctGTTGCGCGAGGTGCTCGCGGCGTACGATGTCGAGATCGGGACCAGGATCGAGACCGCAGGGGCGCtggacgagggagaggagtTCCAGAGGCAGATGGTCGTGGCACGCTGGAAGCAGATACAGGGGCTGGTGCGCGCCACGATACGGAAGCTAGACACATGA
- a CDS encoding CHCH domain-containing protein codes for MPRQRSAGRPSAPSRPTVSAAKPAPVQSRPASTMAAPPQHAAPPAAAPAAPAAAPSQGPGLFGQMASTAAGVAIGSSIGHAIGGMFGGGSSAPAEAAPQSNSPVASGESQTTQQWGNNCAGATQQFTKCMDEQGGNMQICNWYLEQLKACQSAASQY; via the exons ATGCCTCGTCAACGTTCTGCCGGCCGCCCTAGCGCCCCCTCGCGCCcgaccgtctcggccgcAAAGCCCGCTCCCGTCCAGTCTCGCCCTGCCTCGACCATGGCCGCTCCTCCCCAGCACGCTGCtcccccggccgccgctcccgcagcccccgccgccgcgccttCGCAGGGTCCCGGTCTGTTCGGCCAGATGGCCAGCACCGCTGC CGGTGTCGCCATCGGCTCCTCCATCGGCCACGCCATTGGCGGTAtgttcggcggcggctcctcTGCGCCCGCCGAGGCCGCTCCCCAGTCCAACTCCCCCGTCGCCTCGGGTGAGTCCCAGACGACGCAGCAGTGGGGCAACAACTGCGCTGGCGCGACCCAGCAGTTCACAAAGTGCATGGACGAGCAGGGCGGCAACATGCAGATCTGCAACTGGTACCTCGAGCAACTTAAGGCCTGCCAGTCCGCTGCCAGCCAGTACTAG